In Geothrix edaphica, the genomic stretch TCCGCGTGCTCCGCGAGATCAAGGTGGACGCCTCCGACGCCGCCAAGCCCGGCGACAGCGTCCTGGCCAGCGCCTTCGAGGCGAAGACCAAGGTGAACGTCACCGGCATCAGCAAGGGCAAGGGCTTCGCCGGCGTCATCAAGCGGCACCACTTCGCGGGCGGCCGTGCGACCCACGGCTCCATGTTCCACCGCGCTCCCGGCTCCATCGGCCAGTCGAGCTACCCCAGCCGCGTCTTCCCCGGCATGCGCATGGCCGGCCACATGGGCGACGCCCAGGTGACCGTGCGCAACCTGGAGATCGCCAAGGTGGACGCCGAGAACAACCTGCTGCTCATCAAGGGCGCCGTCCCCGGCCCCAAGGGTGGGTACATCGTCATCAAGCAGGAGGCCTAGGATGGCAGCGTTCCAGCACCCCGTCGTCAACCTCGACAACAAGCAGGTCGGCACCGTCGACCTCCTGCCCGAGGTGTTCAAGCTCGAGGACCTGAACGAGCACCTGATCTGGGAAGCGGTCCGCCACTTCCTGGCCAAGCGCCGCGCCGGCACTGCCAAGACCAAGGACAAGTGGGAAGTCAGCGGCTCCGGCAAGAAGCTCTGGAAGCAGAAGGGCACCGGCCGCGCCCGCGTGGGCTCCATCCGCAGCCCGCTGTGGAAGGGCGGCGGCACCACCCACGGTCCGCACCCCCGTTCCTATGACTACGCCTTCCCCAAGAAGGCCCGGCGCGCGGCCCTGCGCAACGCGCTGTCCGCCAAGCTGGCCAGCGGCCAGATCCTGGTGGTCGAGAACTGGGAAGTCGAGTCCCACAAGACCAAGGCCCTGGTCCAGACGCTGGGCAAGCTCGGCGTCACCGGCTCCGCCCTTCTGGTGGGTGCCGAGGCCAGCGAGAAGCTCTCCCAGGCCGCGGGCAACAACCCGAAGCTGCAGACGATCGAGAGCCTGGGCGTCAACGTCTATGAGCTCCTCAAGTACGACCAGGTGATCTTCTCCAAGGAAGCCGTCCTGGCCCTCCAGGAGGTGGTGAAGCCATGACCAAGATCTTCGACGTGATCCGCAAGCCCCTCCTCACCGAGAAGGGTCAGATCCTGCGCGAGAAGAACATCCAGGTGTTCGAGGTGGCCACCTGGGCCACCAAGCACCAGATCAAGGAAGCCGTGGAGCTCCTGCTCCAGTCCAAGGTGAAGGGCATCCGCACCGTGCGGATCCCCAGCCGGACCAAGCGTCTGGGCCGTTTCGTGGGGACGTCCAGCCCCCGCAAGAAGGCCTATGTCGAACTCGCCGCGGGCGCACCCGCGTCCGAGTAAGGCGATCCATGGCGGACGGAAAAGCTTTGCCCACTATCGCCCGCCCCTTTCAACCCTGAGGCAAGAGGACAACCATGAGCATCAAGCAGCTCAAGCCCACGACCCCCGGTCAGCGCGGCATGTCCAAGTTCGGCTTCGAGGAAATCACGACGGATACGCCTGAGCGTTCCCTGATTGCCAAGAAGAACCGCACTGGAGGCCGCTCCAACACCGGCCGGATCACCACCCGCCACATCGGCGGTGGCCACAAGCGCCAGTACCGCATCATCGACTTCAAGCGCAACAAGCTGGAAGTGCCGGCCAAGGTCGCGACCATCGAGTACGATCCCAACCGCACC encodes the following:
- the rplC gene encoding 50S ribosomal protein L3, which produces MSKGIIGKKLGMTQIFNEQGQIVPVTVIQAGPCVIVQRKTSAKDGYEAVQIGFVDPNGGKRASKAEKGHCEKLGVAPVRVLREIKVDASDAAKPGDSVLASAFEAKTKVNVTGISKGKGFAGVIKRHHFAGGRATHGSMFHRAPGSIGQSSYPSRVFPGMRMAGHMGDAQVTVRNLEIAKVDAENNLLLIKGAVPGPKGGYIVIKQEA
- the rplD gene encoding 50S ribosomal protein L4, with the translated sequence MAAFQHPVVNLDNKQVGTVDLLPEVFKLEDLNEHLIWEAVRHFLAKRRAGTAKTKDKWEVSGSGKKLWKQKGTGRARVGSIRSPLWKGGGTTHGPHPRSYDYAFPKKARRAALRNALSAKLASGQILVVENWEVESHKTKALVQTLGKLGVTGSALLVGAEASEKLSQAAGNNPKLQTIESLGVNVYELLKYDQVIFSKEAVLALQEVVKP
- a CDS encoding 50S ribosomal protein L23, which encodes MTKIFDVIRKPLLTEKGQILREKNIQVFEVATWATKHQIKEAVELLLQSKVKGIRTVRIPSRTKRLGRFVGTSSPRKKAYVELAAGAPASE